The Euphorbia lathyris chromosome 2, ddEupLath1.1, whole genome shotgun sequence genome includes a window with the following:
- the LOC136217167 gene encoding probable boron transporter 2, with protein sequence MEETFVPLRGIKNDLHGRLLCYKQDWTGGFKAGFRILAPTTYIFFASAIPVISFGEQLERNTDGVLTAVQTLASTAVCGIIHSIIGGQPLLILGVAEPTVIMYTFMFNFVKERTDLGRELFLAWTGWVCVWTAILLFLLAILGACSIINRFTRVAGELFGLLIAMLFMQQAIKGIVDEFRVPQREDPTRVEFLPSWRFANGMFALVLSFGLLFTALRSRKARSWRYGTGWLRSSIADYGVPLMVLAWTAISYIPSGSVAQGIPRRLFSPNPWSPGAYENWTVIKDMLNVPIFYIIGAFVPATMIAVLYYFDHSVASQLAQQKEFNLRKPASYHYDLLLLGFLTLMCGLIGIPPSNGVIPQSPMHTKSLATLKHQLLRNRLVASARKSIQKNASLGQIYGNMQEAYQQMQTPLIYQQPSEGLKEFKESTIQAATCTGHIDAPVDETVFDIEKEIDDLLPVEVKEQRVSNLLQSLMVGGCLAAMPVLKRIPTSVLWGYFAFMAIESLPGNQFWERILLLFTAPSRRYKVLEDYHATFVETVPFKTIAIFTIFQTTYLLVCFGLTWIPIAGLMFPLMIMLLVPVRQYILPKFFKGAHLQDLDAADYEEAPALPFNLATETEMGAGAGQAGDAEILDEAITRSRGEFRHINSPKITSTTSTPGHDLKSPSGFSYSYSPRVSELRGGRSPNLSGKGTAKSPVIGEVRLSKLGKSPSASEYN encoded by the exons ATGGAGGAGACATTTGTCCCTTTGCGTGGAATCAAGAATGATCTTCATGGAAGATTGCTGTGTTACAAGCAAGATTGGACAGGAGGATTCAAAGCAGGTTTTAG GATTTTGGCTCCCACCACATACATCTTCTTTGCCTCAGCAATTCCAGTCATTTCATTCGGCGAACAGCTCGAGAGAAATACTG ATGGAGTTCTAACAGCAGTTCAAACACTTGCATCCACAGCAGTATGTGGGATAATACACTCCATAATTGGAGGTCAACCTCTTTTGATACTAGGAGTGGCAGAACCTACTGTGATTATGTACACATTCATGTTCAACTTTGTCAAAGAGAGAACCGATTTAGGCCGCGAGTTGTTTCTGGCATGGACCGGATG GGTATGTGTTTGGACTGCAATTCTGTTGTTCTTGCTGGCAATCCTAGGAGCTTGTTCCATTATCAATAGGTTCACTCGTGTGGCAGGAGAATTGTTTGGTCTGCTCATTGCAATGCTTTTTATGCAACAAGCTATAAAA GGAATTGTGGATGAATTTCGTGTTCCGCAACGAGAAGATCCTACCCGGGTGGAGTTCTTACCTTCCTGGAGGTTTGCAAATGGGATGTTTGCTTTGGTTCTGTCCTTTGGTCTCTTGTTTACTGCATTAAGAAGCAGAAAAGCAAGATCTTGGCGATATGGGACCG GTTGGCTTAGAAGTTCAATAGCAGACTATGGTGTACCCTTAATGGTCCTAGCATGGACAGCTATTTCCTATATCCCTTCAGGAAGTGTTGCTCAAGGGATCCCTCGCCGCCTTTTCAGCCCGAATCCTTGGTCTCCTGGGGCTTATGAGAATTGGACTGTGATCAAG GACATGTTAAACGTTCCTATTTTCTACATAATCGGAGCTTTCGTTCCTGCTACTATGATTGCAGTACTTTATTACTTTGATCATAGTGTAGCATCTCAACTTGCTCAGCAGAAAGAGTTCAATTTAAGAAAGCCTGCTTCTTATCACTATGACTTGCTTCTTTTGGGGTTCTTG ACTCTAATGTGCGGTCTAATCGGAATTCCCCCGTCTAACGGAGTCATCCCGCAATCTCCAATGCATACAAAGAGCTTGGCAACACTCAAACATCAG TTGCTTCGAAACCGGCTTGTTGCCAGTGCAAGAAAAAGTATACAAAAGAACGCGAGCTTGGGACAAATATATGGAAATATGCAAGAAGCATATCAGCAAATGCAGACCCCTTTGATCTACCAACAACCCTCAGAG GGTCTAAAAGAGTTTAAAGAATCAACAATCCAAGCAGCTACATGTACAGGTCACATCGATGCCCCGGTTGATGAGACAGTGTTTGACATAGAGAAGGAGATTGATGATCTATTACCAGTTGAAGTTAAAGAACAACGTGTTAGTAACTTACTTCAATCCCTCATGGTTGGGGGTTGTCTTGCTGCTATGCCTGTCCTTAAAAGGATTCCAACTTCTGTTCTTTGGGGTTACTTTGCATTCATGGCTATTGAAAGTCTGCCTGGGAATCAGTTCTGGGAAAGAATATTACTTCTTTTCACTGCACCAAGCAGAAGATACAA AGTTCTTGAGGACTACCATGCCACTTTTGTAGAAACAGTTCCATTCAAGACAATAGCAATATTTACCATTTTTCAGACTACATATCTGCTAGTATGTTTTGGTCTAACATGGATTCCAATTGCTGGTCTAATGTTTCCATTGATGATCATGCTTTTGGTTCCAGTAAGACAATATATTCTCCCTAAATTCTTTAAAGGAGCACATCTTCAGGATCTAGATGCAGCAGATTATGAAGAGGCACCAGCTTTACCTTTCAATCTTGCAACA GAGACGGAGATGGGGGCAGGGGCTGGTCAGGCAGGGGATGCAGAGATACTTGATGAGGCTATAACAAGAAGCCGTGGAGAATTTAGGCATATAAACAGTCCAAAAATAACAAGCACAACAAGTACACCAGGACATGATCTTAAAAGTCCTTCTGGGTTTTCATATTCATATAGTCCAAGAGTGAGTGAATTGAGAGGGGGAAGAAGTCCAAATTTAAGTGGAAAAGGAACAGCTAAAAGTCCAGTAATTGGAGAAGTAAGATTATCTAAGCTAGGGAAAAGTCCTTCAGCTTCAGAATATAATTAG